A segment of the Sanyastnella coralliicola genome:
GGAACAATCATCCGTGATTACGTAGCGGTTGACGAATGTGGAAACGAGGCTACTGCTCAGCAGATCCTTTCTCTATTCGACGACGAAGCACCTGTATTCACTGGAGGACCTGCTGACGTAACTGTAGAGTGTGATGACATTCCTGCAGTTGGTGAAGTAGTTGACGGTGGTGATGACAACAACGGTGAACTAGGAGCTGGAGCGTTTGTACGTTCTAACGCTAGCCTATGGGGCGGAGTTGACGCTCACGTTGTTGCAATGGACGCGTTGTACGGAGCAGGAAACTGGTCTGACCTACGTTTCGAAGACGTTGATATCAACGATCTATTGAACAACCACGGATTCATCTACCTAGAAGGTGGTGACGCAGGAGCTAACGAAATGTCAGCATTCCTTGCAGATAACATCTCAGCGATCGAAAACTGGGTTGATAACGGTGGACGTCTATTGATGAACGCTGCGCCTAACGAAGGTGGAAACATCGACTTCGGATTCGGTGGTGTACAATTGGTTTACCCAAGCTTCACTGAAATCGCTGAAGCATCTGATGCAGCGCACCCAATCTTCAACGGAATCGCAACTACTTACACTGGTAACTGGTTCGGTCACTCGTTGATCTGTCCTGCTGGAATGAGCGCGATCATGAACGCTCAAGGTGCACCTGACGATGTAGTTCTTGCTGAAATGGCGTACGGAAACGGACGTGTAGTATTCGGTGGAACAACACTACCATTCTTCAGCGAGCCTAGCTGGGATCCTCAGCCAGACTTCCAGATGCTTGCTAACTCAATCGTTGCGTACGCAGCAGACGGAGCAGCAGCAATTGCAACTGATATTTCAGCTGAAGACAACTGTGATGACGACGTAGAGATCGAGTACGTTGGAGAGGAAATCATCCCTGGTGATTGTCCAAACAACTACACAATCGTTCGTACTTGGGTTGCAGAAGATAACTGTGACAACGAGGCGTTCTACACTCAGAACATCACTGTAGTTGATACAACTGCTCCTGAATTCACTGAAGTAGCAGAAGACGTAACTGTAGAATGTGATGAAGAGCTACCAGCTCCGTTCGCAACTGCAGAAGATAACTGTGGTGAAGTGACTATCGAGGTATCTCCAGAGATCATCGACGGTGACTGTCCACAGGAGTACACAATGATCCGCACTTACACTGCGACTGATGATTGTGGAAACTCAAGCACAGCGACTCAAACAATCACAGTAGTTGACACAACTGCTCCTGAATTCACAATGGTACCAGCTGACGTTACATACGAGTGTGACGAAGAAGTACTTGAGATGATGGCAGAAGCTTCTGACAACTGTGGTGAAGTAACTGTAACATACACTGACGACGTTGCTGATGGCGACTGTCCACAGGAGTACACAATTACACGTGTGTTCACTGCAGAAGATGAGTGTGGAAACACAAGCACAGCTTCTCAGACGATCACAGTAGTTGATACAACAGCACCAGTATTCGAAGATTACTCGGTAGAAGTTGAAGCTCCATGTGACAACCCAGACGTAGCGGTTCTTACTGCAACTGATAACTGTGGTGAAGTAACTGTAACATTCGTTGATACTCCAGTGTCAGGTGGATGTGCAGGAACAATCATCCGTGATTACGTAGCAGTAGACGAGTGTGGAAACGAAACAACTGCTCAGCAGATCATCAGCCTTGTTGATGAAGTTGCTCCAGTAGCTGAAAACGTTCCTGCTGACGTTACTTACGAGTGTGATGAAGACTACGTTCTTACTGAGCCTTCATTCGCTGACAACTGTGATGATGAACTAGACGTTGTATACACTGAGGTAACTGAGCCTCTAGATTGCTACTTCCAGATCATCCGCACTTGGACTGCGACAGATGATTGTGATAACGAAACAACAGTTTCACAGACTATCACTATCACTGACACAACTGCTCCTGAATTGAGCGTTGCTGACGACGTAACGATCGAGTGTTCTATGGAAGTACCAGCTCCTTCATTCGAAGTATCTGATAACTGTGATTCAGCAGTTGTTGTAGAGATCACTTCTGAAACTATCGACGGAGACTGCCCACAGGAATACACAATGATCCGCACATACACTGCAACTGATAACTGTGGTAACACAACATCAGACATGCAGACAATTACTGTAGTTGATACAACTGCTCCAGTATTCACTTCTGTTGCGGCTGACGTAACAATCGAGTGTGACGAAGAGCTACCAGCTCCTTCAGCTGAAGCAGAAGACAACTGTGGTGAAGTAACGATCGAAGTTTCTCCAGAGATGATCGATGGTGAGTGTGATAATGAGTACACAATGATCCGTACGTACACTGCGATGGATGAGTGTGGTAACTCAACTACTGCAACTCAAACGATCACTGTAGTTGATACAACAGCTCCTGAATTCACAAGCGTTCCTTCAGACATGACTGTTGAGTGTCTAAGCGACGTTCCTGAAATGATGGATCTAGAAGCAACTGATAACTGTGGTACAGTAACAGTTGATTGTTCAGAGGTATCTGACCTTGACGAATGTGGAAACGGAGTTGTTATTCGCACTTGTGTAGCGACTGACGCTTGTGGAAACAGCACTGAGGTTAGCTACTCAATTACGATCAATGATGTAACTGCTCCAACACTAGAAGGTCTTCCAGAAGCGAACCTAGTTCTTGACTGTGAAGATGATCTTCCTGCACCAGCAGACGTATCTGCTCTTGATAACTGTGATGAGTTCGTATCTGTAGATTACAGCGAAGAGCTTATCGGAGAGCTACCTGCAGAAGGAAGTTCAGCTGACTGTGTTGCAATGACTCCTGAAGCTTACGAAGACGGAGAGACTTGTGCAGGAACTGAAACTTGGAGTGTAGTACTATTCGACTTCAACGATGAAGAAGCATCTTACTACAGCACGATCGACGCGAACTGGGTTGAGTACCCTGACGGAACAGCTACTCTAACAGGTACTGTATTCTGTAACGCTAACCCGGATGCAGGTTGGGAAATCAACGTTGCATTCGAGAACGGTCTGCCATGGGAAGAGTGGTCAACTCAAGGATTCCCTACTAGCTACAAGGATGATTGTGACATCTCTGAAGACAACCACTTCGATTGGATGTACTACATCATGTCAGCTGGAGCGACTCTAACTGGATGGGGTGACTACGAAGGTTCTACATTGAACCTATCTCACGCACCAAGTAACTTCTACTTCGGATACCAGGTAGGTGTTGCTGCGAACAACGTGAACTTGAACTACGGTTCAGGTGGATGGTTCACTTACGACGGTCTCTTCAACGGTGTTGAAGTGAACGGATCAGGTGACTTCGCATTCGATCACGATTGTTGTCCACAGTACTCTGTAGAGCGCACATGGTGTGCGGAAGATTGTTCTGGTAACGTGACTTGCTTCACGCAGACTATCTCATTCGCAGACCTAAGCGACGAGAACCCAGTTGTTGATCTAGACTTCGAAGAAGCAGCTGCTGATAAGGGTGACTTCGAGATCGTACGTATCTCGCCTAACCCATCGAAAGATGTTTCTATGATCGAGTACCGCTCATACACGAACAACTCAGTTCGTCTTGAGGTAACTGATCTAAGCGGACGTCTAATCGAGGTTCTTTACGATGGAAATGTGATTGCAGGTGAAACTTACCGCACGAACATTAACACTACAGAACTAGAGAACGGTCTATACCAGATCCGCCTCTACTCACTCAACCACGCTAGCAATAAGAAGCTGGTTGTTGCTAAGTAATTAACGAAGCTCATATAGTTGAAAGCCCCGCATTTGCGGGGCTTTCTTTTTTATGGGGTTGCGGTACGCGGAACGAGGATTGCGGATCGCGGATCGCGGATCGCGGAACGTGGAATGCGGATCGCGGAACGTGGAATGCGGATCGCGGATCGCGGATCGCGGAACGTAGAACGTAGAACGTGGAACGAGGTCGACGTGATTCGGTTAGAAGATGATAACCCGGTAGGGACGGATAAAATCCGTCCAAAACCTTCTCACGGTAGACGGTAGACGGTGGACGGTGGACGGTTGACCGTGGAGGTTACGTGTGGATTGTTAATGATGGAAGACGGGTCAGTGTACACCCAATTCCTAACATACGCCTTAAGCCCTAGGCCATATGCCTAGTCGTTATTTCCTCATCCTCTGATACCTCTTAATCACGAAGGTGAATAACAAGGCAATACCGATAATACCAACCACACCTTTGATCCAATCCACTGCATTGCGTTGGATGATGAGGAAGACTACGGAAATAAGGATCAAGGTTGGTAGTTCATTGAGAAAGCGAAGTCTGATACTATTGAGCACATCAGGGCGGGTCTGAAGCTGCTTAAAAACGCGATGCGTGTATAGCTGGTAGAGCCATAGAAAAGCTACGAAGCCCAGCTTGACTTGCATGAATCCCTGTTCTAATAGAAACGGACGAAAGTAAAGCATGGTGAGTCCGCAGAGGGTGCAGATGATGGCGCTTGGCCAGGTAATCGCATACCAGAGCCTACGTTCCATGATTTTAAATTGCCCAATGAGGATGCTGCGCTCTGGATCATCCTTATCGTTGGCTTCCCGGTGATAGATGAATAACCGCACGATGTAGAATAGTCCGGCGAACCACGTCACCATGAAAATGATGTGCAGGGCTTTGTACGTGTCATAGAACTCCATAAGGCAAAATTAACAACAGTCTTTAGCATGCGCCGGTTTCAATTGAAGTATCTTTGCGGGAAATTTTCAAGATGAAGCCAAGAAAAGCATCAGAAACATTCGCAAGTAGTAGTCGAATCGTTCTTCCTAACGATACGAATACCCTCGGAAACCTCATGGGAGGGCAGCTATTGAACTGGATGGATATCAACGCTGCCATCTCGGCTCATCGTCATTGTCGACGTGTGGTGGTTACCGCAGCTGTCAACAATGTATCCTTTGATTCAGCGATTAATCTAGCCGACGTTGTTTCTATTGAATCTAAAGTGTCACGCGCTTTCAATTCTTCAATGGAGGTCTACTTAGATGTTTACGTTGAAAATCACACTACGGGTGAACGCAGCAAGTGTAACGAAGCGATTTACACTTTCGTTGCAGTGGATCAACTAGGAGCGCCAATTCAGGTGCCAGAATTGATCCCTGAGACGGAGTCTGAAATCAAACGTTACGATAGCGCGTTGCGTCGTCGTCAACTTTCATTGATCCTTGCGGGTAAAATGAAACCGACAGATGCCACTGAGCTTCGTATCCTGTTTACTGGCGAGTAAGGTGTGAAATGATCCGAGCTGGATCAATCTGAGTAATACAGCGCTCTTCTTTACCGTATTTGCATCGATCTCCTAGCTTCGAGCATGGACGTTTGTTGAGTCCTTCAGGTTCAATGATAACGCTTCCTGCTGCTGGTTTGTACGGGTACATTCCAAAGTCCGGAGTAGTACAACCCCAAACGGAAATAACCGGACGATTCATCGCTGCAGCAATGTGCATCATGCCTGTGTCTCCGGCAACGACCTTAGTGGCTTGAGCAATGACGCTTGCACTTCCATTGACGGAGAGCTTGCCCGCTGCATTGAATACCTTACCTGGGAATTGGCCTTCCAGCGATTGGCTTGTTTCTACATCTGAAGGTCCGCCAATGATGATCACAGGGAGTTCACTTCCTTCGCACAGCTGCGCGATGAAGTCTTCTTCCATTCGCTTACCAATATGGGCAGCACCAATGGCAATTGCATGGAAAGCTCCTTTGAGATTTGGGAAGAGTTCTTGAATATTGATTTCTTCTCCCGGTGGTACGTAGAATTCTAATCCTTTATCATCCGCCTGAACACTAAAAGCCTTCAAGGTGTCGAGGTAGCGATCTACAATGTGCTTGTCGGGCATTTTATTCACTCCGAAGTTCACTAAGAGCCACTTTTCCTTGTTGTACTTCTTGAAAGTGAAATCAATCATCTTCAATGATCGCTTGACCATGCGTGAACGAATGTTGCGATGAAGATCAATGATGTAGTCGTATTGCTCTTCTTTGAGCTCTTCCATGACTTCGGCGGTAGCCTTTTCAATAGAATAGACCTTAGAGACACGTGGGTTTGATTCCACAAGTGGAGCATAAGCCTTCTTTGTCAAGAAGTGAATTTCTGAATCTCCCTCCATCTGTTCCTCAATAGCTCGAAGCACAGGTGTGGTCAACACGATGTCGCCAATGGAAGAAAAACGAATAACTAGAAATTTCGCAGGTCTGCTCATGCGGGCCAAAAATATACATTTCATACGCAGTGCCTCGCGGAACTGAATTGTACTTTTGCACCATGTTTTTGATCGATACCCATACACATCTGTATTCGTCGCAATTTGATGAAGACCGTGAGGAAATGGTTCAGCGTGCTTTTGACGCTGGTGTGAAGCAAATGCTATTGCCGAATATTGACTTGGAGTCGATTCAAGGGATGAAAGACCTTGTTGCTGCGCATCCTGATGCGATGTACCCTATGATGGGACTTCATCCTTGTTCTGTGAAAGCTGACTTTCAAGAGGTACTTGCCACACTAAAGGCAGAACTAGAAAACGGAGAATACATCGCTGTAGGGGAGATGGGGATGGATCTATACTGGGATAAAACCTTTCTCGAGGAGCAGAAGGAAGCATTTCGCATTCAGATTGAATGGGCGAAAGAGAAAGGACTTCCAGTGGTGTTGCACGTGAGAGATGCATTTGACGAGACGCTTTCGCTACTCGATGAATTGAATGACGACCGCCTAACCGGTGTATTCCATTGTTTCACAGGGACTGAAGAGCACGCCCAGCACATCGATGGCTATGGTGGATTCTATTTTGGCATTGGTGGCGTGGTGACTTTCAAGAACGGAGGAGTCGATAAAGTGTTGCCTTCTATTGATCGCTCGAAGATCATTCTGGAAACCGATAGCCCTTACCTCGCTCCCAAACCGCATCGTGGTAAGCGCAACGAATCTGCCTATACTCAATTGGTAGCCCAGCGTTCTGCAGATGTACTTGAAATGTCCATCGATGAGCTAGCAGCGTTGACGACAACAAACGCACAACGCTTGTTCAACATCTAATTCGCATATTGCGTCATGGCTAGATCGGTCTTAATCATATATACAGGAGGCACCATCGGTATGATGGAAGATCCGGAATCGCGTTCGTTGATTCCTTTTGATTTTGAACAGCTCTCTCATCAGGTTCCTGAGCTGACACGCTTTGATCTGGTTATTGACGCCGTTTCTTTTGATCCGATCTTGGACTCTTCAAACATCCAAGTAGAGCACTGGCAGCAGATGGCGCGCCAGATAGAAAGCAACTACGAGCAATATGATGGTTTCGTGGTGCTGCATGGTACAGATACCATGGCCTACTCAGCTTCTGCATTGAGTTTCATGCTTCGTGGATTGCAGAAACCAGTGATATTCACAGGAAGTCAGCTTCCGATAGGGGTATTGCGTACCGATGGAAAAGAGAATCTTATTACTTCCATTCAGCTGGCTGGGATGGCTTCGAACAATACTCCGGTAATTCGAGAAGTAGCCATCTATTTTGGCTCCGCTCTCTATCGAGGAAATCGTACACACAAATACAGTACGGAAGCGTTTGACGCGATTCATAGTCCGAATCTTCCGGCGCTAGCCGAAGCAGGCATACACGTGCAGTTTCGAACCAATTTATTCCCTGTAGTATCTGAAGAAACACCTTTTTCTGTCCAATATGAGATGGATTCTAGGGTGGCTGTGCTGAAATTATTCCCGGGTATTCGCAAAGAAGTAGTGCAAGGGATTTGCAGCACGCCAAATCTTAAAGGTTTGATAATAGAGACCTTCGGATCAGGTAATTCTCCAGACCTCCCATGGTTCATTGAAGAACTCGGGAAATTGCGCGAAAAGGGCGTGTTTATGGTGAATGTGACGCAATGCAGTGAAGGCTTTGTAGAGCAAGGTAGGTACGCAACGAGTACTTCCATGATGGAGTTAGGAGTGATACCAGCGGCCGATATGACCTTTGAGGCAGCACTGACAAAAATGATGTATTTAATACCCCAGTGTGGAGATGTTGAAACATTTGGAAATCAGATGCTTACACCTATGCGAGGAGAGTTGACATCCTACTCTTCACTTGTATAGAAATCGCTTGTGTTTGAAGGGCTTTGGAATTGTTGTTCTCATTGATTTTTTCGTAATTTGCCGCCCACTTAAAGGAGGGAAAGTGGCGTTAGAACTTGAGTAATGCCGAGTCACCTGTCAGTGGAAATCACGGAGAGGTGGCCGAGTGGCTTAAGGCGCACGCCTGGAAAGCGTGTTTCCCGCAAGGGATCCAGGGTTCGAATCCCTGTCTCTCCGCTAAGTCAACAAACCAAACAAAGGAAATAACTGAATATTAAAGGTTAACCCATTCAGACAAGAAGTTAAATCAATTAAAGAACCATGAAAAAACTGCTTGCGTTCATTGCCATCTTCGGAGCTCTTACATTCGGATTGGCGAACAATCTTTCTGCTCAAGATGGAGGAGAAACAATTACAGAAGAAGTAACAGATGCTGCCGGAGAAATGGTAGACGAAGCTGGCGATGCCATGGAAGCAGGCGCTGATTCTGCTGCCGCTGCTGCTCAGAAAGCTGCTGCGAACCTTCAAAACCGTGCTCAAGCAGCCAAAGAAGCTCTCGAGGCGGACGCTGCTGATGCTCCTGCTGAAAAGCGTGAAGTATTGAGCTTCCACCAAACAGTGAAGCGTTACTTCATCGAAGGGGGTGCAACGTTCATGGCTTTCGTATTGATCTGTCTAATCTTCGGATTGGCACTTGCGATCGAGCGTATCATTTACTTGAACATGGCTACCACAAACACTGACAAACTTTTAGCGAAAGTTGAAGACGCGCTAAAAGCAGGTGGTGCTGAAGCGGCAAAAGAAGTTTGCCGTAACACTCGTGGTCCTGTTGCTTCAATCTTCTACCAAGGTCTTGACCGTTACGACGGTGATTTCCAAGAGATGGTGAAGGCAATTGAAGACAACGGTTCAGTTGAAATGAGCAAGCTAGAGAGCGGTCTTTCTTGGATATCACTCTTTATCGCACTCGCACCGATGCTTGGTTTCATGGGAACGGTAATCGGTATGATCTCGGCCTTCGATAAGATTGCTGAGGCGAACACAATTAACGCATCTATTGTAGCAGGTGGTATTAAGGTAGCCTTGATTACTACGGTATCGGGTCTTATTGTAGCCATCATTCTTCAGATTTTCTACAACTACATTCTTTCTAAGATCGATAGCCTAGTGCTAGATATGGAAGAATCTTCGATGGAACTAGTAGATATGCTCTACAAGATGCGTCGATCTAAGTAATAAGGAGGCTTAGCATGAAAAGTCAAGGATTAAAAATCGGACTAGCGGTTCTTCGTACGCTGATCATTGCTATCGGGTCAATTCTATTGATCATGATCGCAGGAGCAAGCGTTGCTGAAGAAACGTATGTCGAGGGGATGGCCAACTACGGTGGCCTACTCGACGGGGTTTACAACCTGATGGTTGGTGCGCTCGTACTATGTGCAGCAGCAGCGATCATCTTCGGACTGGTCTATTTCTTCGGTAACATCAAAAATCGCATGGGTTCTCTTATTGGATTCGCGGTATTCGCTGTGATCGGATTGATCAGTTTCTACGCTCTAGCAGACGGTACGGTACTTTCAGCATACGAAAGCTCAGGTATCGAAGTAACTGAAGGTGAGTCATCTTTTGCAGGTGGCGGAGTAATCTTTGTATACATCCTAGGAGGAATTGCACTACTCAGCATCATTTGGGCTGAGGTGAGCCGATTCTTCAAATAACCCCGAATCGAATGGCAAGAAGACCACTACAAGAAATCAATGCAGGATCGATGGCTGACATCGCCTTCCTTCTATTGATTTTCTGGCTGGTGACTACGACCATCGACTCGGACGAAGGGGTGAAACGTCAGTTACCACCACCGGTGCCGCCAGACGTCAACGTTCCTCCAGTGCGAGAGCGTAACGTATTCGTGGTACTTGTGAACGCGAACAACGACCTCCTCGTGGAAGGTGAAGAATTGAAAATCGACCGATTGAAGGATCGTGCGAAAGACTTCCTCACAGCTACAGGAGACGGAATACTCTACCCAGAGACTCCAGAAGATCCAGATCTTCCAGTGAGAGAATGGGTACGAAAAGCATTCGTAGCACAGAAGGTTGCCGAATATGAAGCAGCTGTGCGTGGAGCATCTGATCCAGATGCGAAAAAGGCATTCCAAAAAGTACTCGAGAGCTGGCGAGATAAACTCGCGGCCATCGATCTACTTGGAGGAGATTACCGCCAGCTTCCTGGATCGGCGATCATTTCTATGCGAAATGACCGCAACACTAGCTACGATACTTACATCCAGGTGAATAACGAGCTGGAAGCAGCCATCAATGAGCTTCGTGACGAGCTCTCGCAGGCGAAATTCGGCATGTCTTATTCAGCTTTGGAAGAGAAGTACGAGAAGAGCCCTGACGAGCTTACTCGCCAGAAAATCTTCGCTGTACGAGCTGTATATCCACAACGTATCTCTGAGGCTGAGCCACAGGATGCAGGAGCAGTGTATAACTAAACTCAGAAGCACACATGGCACAATTTGGAAAAAAGAAGAAGAGGGTCGTTGGAGAGGTATCTACCGCTTCACTTCCTGACATCGTGTTCATGCTTCTTTTCTTCTTCATGGTGGCAACTGTATTGCGTACCGAAGAAGAGAAGGTTCGTGTGATCCGACCTGACGCCTCTGAGCTCTACCGTATTGAGAAGAAACACTTGATTCGCTACGTCAACATCGGTGTACCTCAGGATACCCGCTACGGAACAGATCCTGTGATGCAGTTGAACGATGCCTTTGCTTCTCCAGCTGAAATCTATGAATGGGTTGAAAAAGAGCGTACAACGCTCAACGAAGCTGAGCAAAGTAAGATGTGGGTTTCACTAAAAGTGGACAAAGAAACGAAGATGGGAATCGTGACAGATGTGAAGCAAGAGCTCCGCAAAGCATCTGCACTGAAAGTACTCTACTCTGCAGGTCGTCGTGACCGTACAGGAGAGGAGTAATCTCAATTCAAGAAATAGTAAAAAGGGAATCCATTGGGTTCCCTTTTTTGATATGTGATTATTAGGTCAAAGTGTTGATTGACAATTGAATAAGGTGATGTTTGAAGGCGTTGAATAGGAAATACTAATTATCCTATGAAACGTACAGTTCCACAGATTGCAGCCTCCTCCATGGCTGACATCGCTTTCCTGCTACTCATCTTTTGGTTACTCTCTAGCACGCTCAATGGAGATGAGGGAATCAAACGATTTCTACCGCCCTTTTCAGATTCTCCGAGTCAAGCCGATCCAACTAATGATCGCAATGCATTGGTGGTGCTGAGCAACGCTTTTGACCAACTTTTGGTCGATGGAGAAGAACTCGATGTGAGCGAATTGAGAACACGCTGTGTTGAGTTTGTTGTTGCCAATGGTGATGGAGTTACTTCTCCAGTATTGGCTCCCATCGAGGGAGTGCCCGTTCGGGAAATGGTCAACGATCAGGTCATCCGGGAAAAGCGGACGAACTACCAGCTCCGATTGAATCAGGGAGAAATCTCTCAAGCTACCTTCAATGAAGCGATGGAGAAACTTGACCGTTGGGAGGCTGCAGTAGAAGAGTTGGGAAGGTTCTCAGCACTGCCCGGTAGCGCCGTCATCAGTGTGAATTGTGATCGCGCGACATCTTATGACCTCTACATCGCCATCCAGAATGAACTGGAGGCCGCGATTCGGGAACAACGTGACCGCATTGCCAAGGAGCGTTTTGAAATGACTTACACTGAAATGGAAGCAGAGTGGAAACGTCAGCCGGAGAATGAAGCGCTCGGTAGGCAAGTTATCGCTATTCGCGAAGTGTACCCTTACATCATTTCAGAGGCGCAGACTATGGCTGAGGGAACGCCTTGATGATTTTGTCTGCAAGAAAGCTGCTGAGCTTGACATAACTCTCATGTGTCCATCCGGCTACATGAGGTGATAGCACTACATTTTCGGCCTGAATAAGATAACGGAAGGCCTCCGGAAGCGCTTCGGCCGAAAGGCTCTCAAAGGAGCGCTTCTCGTATTCTAATACATCCAAACATGCTCCGGCGATCGTTTGATTACGAAGGCCTTCAACAAGTGCTTCCGTATCAACGTTTTTGCCGCGGGCAGTATTGATTAATATGAACGGACGAGCGCACGCTTCAATGAAGGCTGCATCAACATAATGATGCGTTTCTTCACTTTGTGGGAGATGGAGGCTGATGATGTCTGATTCAGCCTGGAGATAATCCAGCGAGACGTCTTCAACACCGGGGAATTCGACTTTTTTGTACTTGTCATAGGCAATGATACGGCATCGGAATCCTTGTAGTTTTTCCGCTAGCGCGGAACCCATTTTCCCGAATCCGATAATACCCACTGTTTTCTCCGCTAGTTCCCAACCGCGGTTTTCTTCTCTCCTCCAGATGCCTTGACGCACTTCGTTGTCGGCCCGCTTTAAATGATTAGCAAGCATGAGGAGCATACCGATGGCTTGCTCACCCACCGCGTCTCGATTTCCTTCAGGAGAATTGAACACTTGAATACCTCGCGATTCCGCGATAGCGAGATCAATATTTTCTAAACCAGCACCACTACGAGCAATAAACTTCAACTGTGAAGCAGCATCGAAGAAGCCCTGGTCAACGGGAATGCGACTGCGAATTACTACCCCTTGATAGGCAGGTAGCTTCTCGAGAATTTCATCATATGAACTAAAATGATCGTGCTCACAGATACATCCATGGGCGGTCAAACGCTGCTCAAGGATTTCATGGACCTGGTCAATAAATAGAACTCTCATTTAGAAAATGCCGCTGATGATGTTTCCGACAAGGAAGTAGATGATCAAACCGATAATATCATTGGCTGTGGTGATAAAGGGACCTGTAGCCAAGGCAGGATCAATCTTGTAGCGATCAAGTACGAGCGGAATGAATGTACCAAACAGAGCCGCGAAGATGATAACCGCCAACAAAGCGATACTCACCGTAAGACTCAACGCCAGACCGAAATTCAGGATGTAGCTAGCCAACAAAATGATGACTGCACAAATTAGTCCGTTCAACACACCAACGCCAAGTTCCTTTCCTAGTCGTTTGGCAATCTCATTGGTCTTGATGCTCTTGTTCGCCAAACCTTGCACAACGATGGCCGCTGATTGCACACCAACATTTCCTCCCATCGCCGCAATCAACGGGATGAACAAGGCCATTCCCGGATTCTTTTCG
Coding sequences within it:
- a CDS encoding NAD(P)-dependent oxidoreductase, which encodes MRVLFIDQVHEILEQRLTAHGCICEHDHFSSYDEILEKLPAYQGVVIRSRIPVDQGFFDAASQLKFIARSGAGLENIDLAIAESRGIQVFNSPEGNRDAVGEQAIGMLLMLANHLKRADNEVRQGIWRREENRGWELAEKTVGIIGFGKMGSALAEKLQGFRCRIIAYDKYKKVEFPGVEDVSLDYLQAESDIISLHLPQSEETHHYVDAAFIEACARPFILINTARGKNVDTEALVEGLRNQTIAGACLDVLEYEKRSFESLSAEALPEAFRYLIQAENVVLSPHVAGWTHESYVKLSSFLADKIIKAFPQP